GCTGTGCGTGATGACGCCGTTGTGGCTGCTCAAGGGTGCCAGCGTGGCGGCGTATCCCGAGCCCGCGCCGCTGCTGGGGCTGTTGATGGACAGTGCGCACAGCTTCCTGCAGTTGTTTACCAGCGTGGTGCTGTTCCGTTTATTCATGTTGATCGGTGGCGACGCCGACGCGCGGTGATATGCTCCGTGCCTCTTCTGACACGCATATAAGCCGAGCCGATGACCCGTTTATTGCGCATCACCCTGTTGAGCCTGTTGATCATCGCCGGCCTGCTGGCCGCGCTGATCTACAGCCTGACCTGGCGCCCTGCCGACAAAGAAACCCTGCCCGTCAGCTGCGTGGCACCCCGTGCGCCGACGCTGCTGCCGGGCCAGGCGCTCAAGGTCATGACCTGGAATGTGCAATACCTGGCCGGCAAGAACTACGTGTTCTGGTACGACACCCCGGACGGCAGCGGCCCGGACGATCGCCCGACCGTCGAAGACATGGCCTTCAGCCTCGACGAAGTGGCCCGAGTGATCCGCGACGAACAACCCGACATCCTGCTGTTGCAGGAGCTCGACGAAGGCGCCAAACCGTCCCACTATCAGGACCAGCTTGCGCTGTTGCAGGAGCGTCTGGTCGACCTCTACCCCTGCAGCGCCCAGGCCTTCGACTGGAAGGCCGACTTTGTGCCCAGCCTGCATATCTTCGGCAGCGTCGGGCGCAAGCTGGCGACACTCAGCCGCTACCAGATCGAGCACGCCGAGCGCCTGCAACTGCCGACCGCCGATGCCAACGTCATCAGCCGCCAGTTCCAACCCAAGCCGGCCCTGCTGCTGACATATCTGCCCTTGAGCGATGGCGGCCAACTGGCGGTGCTCAACACCCGCCTGGACGGCGGTGCGCCTGGGCGCAGCGCGGTGCAGGAGCAAGTGG
This genomic stretch from Pseudomonas synxantha BG33R harbors:
- a CDS encoding endonuclease/exonuclease/phosphatase family protein yields the protein MTRLLRITLLSLLIIAGLLAALIYSLTWRPADKETLPVSCVAPRAPTLLPGQALKVMTWNVQYLAGKNYVFWYDTPDGSGPDDRPTVEDMAFSLDEVARVIRDEQPDILLLQELDEGAKPSHYQDQLALLQERLVDLYPCSAQAFDWKADFVPSLHIFGSVGRKLATLSRYQIEHAERLQLPTADANVISRQFQPKPALLLTYLPLSDGGQLAVLNTRLDGGAPGRSAVQEQVASTVKLLDKLEGRGTPWLIGGDFNLLPLGQFLRLDAGKRGQYSPDSELHLLWDKYPMIPSNSQSSGIDREKWLTHFPNDPSLDGPDRTLDYLFYSSRIKRVEAKVRQEDTLRISNHLPVIARFLLPAAQ